The following coding sequences are from one Pseudonocardia sp. EC080619-01 window:
- a CDS encoding ABC transporter ATP-binding protein gives MDVKINDLSLTYGDFTAVEHLSLHISDGESLVLLGQSGCGKTSTMRCVAGLEDPSGGSIAIGGTTVFDAAAGLNVAPNKRNVGLVFQSYAVWPHMTVLENVSFPLRMKRRPKAEIRTRALETLELVGLAHLAGKGASLLSGGQMQRVALARSLAMEPNVMLLDEPLSNLDARLREDLRVELRRLQLELGLTSIYVTHDQGEALALADRIAIMQHGRISQLSTPVETYRSPASASIAEFLGVANIFPVAAPRAGERRLRLAGHDVEIAADAVVPPGDDLSVCIRPEHVRVRTEPRDAGPNSWPGTVTVSVFQGSFIRCSVALDAGPTLEVQTQDASVPVRQHDRVHVEIDPAHVQVLPREAGPADAAPGPDAAGDAGRAAPGDAAPRTSHDRPVAASATREG, from the coding sequence ATGGACGTGAAGATCAACGACTTGTCGCTGACCTACGGCGACTTCACCGCGGTCGAGCACCTCAGCCTCCACATCTCCGACGGCGAGTCCCTGGTGCTGCTCGGGCAGTCGGGGTGCGGCAAGACCAGCACGATGCGCTGCGTCGCCGGTCTGGAGGACCCGAGCGGCGGCTCGATCGCGATCGGCGGGACGACCGTGTTCGACGCGGCCGCCGGGCTCAACGTCGCACCGAACAAGCGCAACGTGGGCCTGGTCTTCCAGTCCTACGCGGTGTGGCCGCACATGACGGTGCTGGAGAACGTGTCGTTCCCGCTGCGGATGAAGCGGCGCCCGAAGGCCGAGATCCGCACCCGGGCCCTGGAGACCCTGGAGCTCGTCGGGCTGGCGCACCTCGCCGGCAAGGGCGCGAGCCTGCTGTCCGGCGGCCAGATGCAGCGGGTCGCGCTGGCACGGAGCCTGGCGATGGAGCCGAACGTCATGCTGCTCGACGAGCCGCTGTCCAACCTGGACGCCCGGCTCCGCGAGGACCTGCGGGTGGAGCTGCGCCGGCTGCAGCTCGAGCTCGGGCTGACCTCGATCTACGTCACCCACGACCAGGGCGAGGCGCTGGCCCTCGCCGACCGCATCGCGATCATGCAGCACGGACGGATCTCGCAGCTGTCCACGCCGGTGGAGACCTACCGGAGCCCCGCGTCGGCGTCGATCGCGGAGTTCCTCGGGGTCGCGAACATCTTCCCGGTCGCCGCGCCGCGGGCGGGGGAGCGGCGGCTGCGGCTGGCCGGTCACGACGTCGAGATCGCCGCCGACGCCGTCGTCCCGCCGGGCGACGACCTCAGCGTCTGCATCCGGCCCGAGCACGTCCGGGTGCGGACCGAGCCGCGCGACGCGGGCCCGAACTCGTGGCCCGGCACCGTCACCGTCAGCGTGTTCCAGGGCTCCTTCATCCGGTGCTCGGTCGCGCTCGACGCCGGGCCGACGCTGGAGGTCCAGACCCAGGACGCGTCGGTCCCGGTGCGCCAGCACGACCGGGTGCACGTCGAGATCGACCCCGCCCACGTCCAGGTCCTCCCCCGGGAGGCCGGGCCCGCCGACGCGGCCCCGGGGCCGGACGCCGCCGGTGACGCCGGCCGGGCGGCCCCCGGCGACGCGGCCCCGCGGACGTCGCACGACCGGCCGGTCGCGGCGTCCGCGACCCGGGAGGGCTGA
- a CDS encoding MmgE/PrpD family protein gives MTRTVVSTPVPTSTPSTPGRWAGLTPEHRDQLLHLLVDALGLAAAGAANDDARRVLDGLAAVSPGTVAVPWTDLRLAAPQAATALSTLIHAWDFDDTHDEAVVHTAAVVVPAALAALATAPAPGERVLDGLATGVQLLSRLARLTGPRHGVIRTAGLGALAAAATAATVWGLDEAATGDAIGLCLGAALAPSTRQAVVDGSVAKRLQPGLAAAHGLTAASLARAGVAGPAGWLGGTFGVLPGSDLTLSGLLAGPAELDAVALKPYPACRYTHAALAAAEQLHARRPGADTVRRIVAHLPAGSAYELVARPWQDRGTPLVDVQFSLPWQLAALWVTGRYDLGTLRRDLGRADVAAAAALVEVRQDLPESAVMSGARVELETTDGVHDVAEAAMPGAGAARPGRDAVDRKLLGCLEVAAVPDARAAADRLWQLAADLPGLDAAGAAAAVTDRTGPA, from the coding sequence GTGACCCGCACCGTGGTGAGCACACCCGTCCCCACGTCGACACCGTCGACACCGGGCCGGTGGGCCGGACTGACACCGGAGCACCGGGACCAGCTCCTGCACCTCCTCGTGGACGCGCTCGGCCTCGCCGCCGCCGGCGCCGCGAACGACGACGCCCGGCGGGTGCTCGACGGCCTCGCCGCCGTCTCCCCGGGCACCGTCGCGGTGCCGTGGACGGACCTGCGCCTCGCCGCGCCGCAGGCCGCGACCGCGCTGTCCACGCTGATCCACGCCTGGGACTTCGACGACACCCACGACGAGGCCGTCGTGCACACCGCCGCCGTCGTCGTCCCGGCGGCGCTGGCCGCGCTGGCGACCGCACCGGCGCCGGGGGAGCGGGTCCTGGACGGGCTCGCCACCGGCGTCCAGCTGCTGTCCCGGCTGGCCCGGCTCACCGGCCCACGGCACGGGGTCATCCGCACGGCCGGCCTCGGGGCGCTCGCCGCCGCCGCCACGGCGGCGACGGTCTGGGGGCTCGACGAGGCCGCGACCGGCGACGCGATCGGGCTGTGCCTGGGGGCGGCGCTCGCGCCGTCGACCCGGCAGGCCGTCGTCGACGGGTCGGTCGCGAAGCGGCTCCAGCCCGGTCTCGCCGCCGCCCACGGGCTGACGGCGGCGTCGCTCGCCCGGGCCGGTGTCGCCGGACCGGCCGGCTGGCTCGGCGGGACGTTCGGCGTGCTGCCCGGCTCCGACCTGACGCTGTCCGGCCTGCTCGCCGGGCCCGCCGAGCTCGACGCGGTCGCCCTCAAGCCGTACCCGGCCTGCCGCTACACCCACGCCGCGCTGGCCGCGGCCGAGCAGCTGCACGCCCGCAGGCCCGGCGCGGACACGGTGCGCCGGATCGTCGCGCACCTGCCGGCCGGGTCCGCCTACGAGCTGGTGGCCCGGCCGTGGCAGGACCGCGGCACCCCGCTGGTCGACGTCCAGTTCTCCCTGCCGTGGCAGCTCGCCGCGCTCTGGGTGACCGGCCGCTACGACCTCGGCACGCTGCGCCGCGACCTCGGCCGCGCCGACGTGGCCGCCGCGGCCGCCCTGGTCGAGGTCCGCCAGGACCTCCCCGAGAGCGCCGTCATGTCCGGCGCCCGGGTCGAGCTGGAGACCACCGACGGCGTCCACGACGTCGCGGAGGCCGCCATGCCCGGCGCCGGCGCGGCCCGGCCCGGCCGCGACGCCGTCGACCGCAAGCTACTCGGCTGCCTGGAGGTCGCCGCGGTGCCCGACGCCCGCGCCGCCGCCGACCGCCTGTGGCAGCTGGCCGCCGACCTCCCCGGCCTCGACGCGGCCGGAGCCGCCGCGGCCGTCACCGACCGGACCGGCCCGGCCTGA
- a CDS encoding acyl-CoA dehydrogenase family protein, which yields MDFGLTPEQTTLVESVSKLAEREFGARAFQRDGFAWDSLKVLADHDLTGLTLPVEVGGQGASLLDAVLVMMAITKVCPHSADALQASNFGAIRQVAKFGSEHVRREVLPLLLRGEALVTAGMSEPDAGSALTDLRTTARYEGDHVVLDGQKCWNSHGPDATHSVVWCRFGPSSRDIGAVLVPFDAPGFTRGKRELHMSGESHCQLFFDGCRVPKEYVLADSGALRSMLSIFGVERMGNASRALALAETAYERAVEHAKVRKAFGKDLCEFQGLQWKFADMRVELDAARMLLLRAVANADAGAPDATEAAIAKLHANRTAFQVANEAMQVFGASGYSQEYPLEYIVRRTRGWMIAGGSVEILKNTIAGSVFGRRFDQRAGAGA from the coding sequence ATGGACTTCGGCCTCACCCCCGAGCAGACCACGCTCGTGGAGTCCGTCTCCAAGCTCGCCGAACGCGAGTTCGGCGCGCGGGCCTTCCAGCGCGACGGATTCGCCTGGGACTCCCTCAAGGTCCTCGCCGACCACGACCTGACCGGGCTCACCCTGCCCGTGGAGGTCGGCGGGCAGGGCGCCTCGCTGCTCGACGCGGTGCTCGTGATGATGGCGATCACCAAGGTCTGCCCGCACAGCGCCGACGCGCTGCAGGCGAGCAACTTCGGCGCGATCCGCCAGGTCGCGAAGTTCGGCTCCGAGCACGTGCGCCGCGAGGTGCTGCCGCTGTTGCTGCGGGGCGAGGCGCTCGTGACCGCCGGGATGAGCGAGCCCGACGCCGGCAGCGCGCTGACCGACCTGCGCACGACCGCCCGCTACGAGGGCGACCACGTCGTGCTCGACGGCCAGAAGTGCTGGAACTCGCACGGCCCGGACGCGACGCACTCGGTCGTCTGGTGCCGGTTCGGCCCGTCGTCGCGCGACATCGGGGCGGTCCTCGTCCCGTTCGACGCCCCCGGTTTCACCCGGGGCAAGCGTGAGCTGCACATGAGCGGCGAGTCGCACTGCCAGCTGTTCTTCGACGGCTGCCGGGTGCCGAAGGAGTACGTCCTCGCCGACAGCGGCGCGCTGCGCAGCATGCTGTCGATCTTCGGCGTGGAGCGGATGGGCAACGCCTCGCGGGCGCTCGCGCTCGCCGAGACCGCCTACGAGCGCGCCGTCGAGCACGCGAAGGTCCGCAAGGCCTTCGGCAAGGACCTCTGCGAGTTCCAGGGCCTGCAGTGGAAGTTCGCCGACATGAGGGTGGAGCTCGACGCGGCCCGGATGCTGCTGCTGCGGGCGGTCGCCAACGCCGACGCCGGCGCACCGGACGCGACCGAGGCGGCGATCGCGAAGCTGCACGCCAACCGGACGGCCTTCCAGGTCGCCAACGAGGCGATGCAGGTCTTCGGGGCCTCGGGCTACAGCCAGGAGTACCCGCTGGAGTACATCGTCCGCCGCACCCGCGGCTGGATGATCGCCGGCGGCTCGGTCGAGATCCTCAAGAACACCATCGCCGGCTCCGTCTTCGGGCGCCGCTTCGACCAGCGGGCGGGGGCGGGCGCGTGA
- a CDS encoding acetate--CoA ligase family protein: MTQLTDRPAGAEGPARSDVGRALFAPRSVAIVGASDDARKTTARPLRFLREAGFTGGVYPVNPRRETVLGERAWPDIASLPEVPDHVFVLTDTARVVDTVRECGEAGVPLVTVLSGGFGEGGPEGRERLDALLDVARRYGVRVVGPNSIGVVNPRNGMLLTANAAFAEPDLPVGPSFVASQSGSVIGALMTRAKARGLGFAGFVSTGSEVDLTLGEICEATLDDPEIGSYTLFVESMENAGPLARFAAAAAERGRPVTVYKLGRSDAAAALSVSHTGALAGEDDEADAFFRACGFARVDNFEALIEAEALQRRIGPPGPVRADRIGVITSTGGGAAIVVDQLETRGVTVARPSPAVFRGLAALGLDVAENLIVDLTLAGTRHDLVLGALDVLRSSGEFDLVLFVVGSSARLNPELAVSAIAEAAAGGEVPLAAWALPDALESLRMLNDAGVPAFRTAEACAEAVAATMARRPVDPAVLGTRDTGAAEAPARTLDESDSAGVLAGLGVSFPAATTCDAAGAPAAEPAWPVVVKALSDRLPHKSDAGAVVLGVTGPDELAGAVRTITANVAAHDPTIELGGFLVQEMVGDAVVEALVGYRVSPSVGPLVMLAAGGVHAELYDDSTLRLAPVTAEVAREMVGEVTAMRIARGFRGGPAGDIDALVDTVVAVSRLAVTRPDVVEAEVNPVAVRPRGKGAVALDALVREADRS, translated from the coding sequence ATGACCCAGCTGACCGACCGCCCGGCCGGTGCCGAGGGGCCCGCACGGTCCGACGTGGGCCGGGCGCTGTTCGCCCCCCGCTCCGTCGCGATCGTCGGCGCCTCCGACGACGCGCGGAAGACGACCGCGCGCCCACTGCGGTTCCTGCGCGAGGCCGGCTTCACCGGCGGCGTCTACCCGGTCAACCCGCGCCGCGAGACGGTGCTGGGGGAGCGGGCCTGGCCCGACATCGCCTCGCTCCCGGAGGTCCCCGACCACGTCTTCGTCCTCACCGACACCGCGCGCGTCGTCGACACGGTCCGCGAGTGCGGCGAGGCCGGGGTGCCGCTGGTGACGGTGCTGTCCGGTGGTTTCGGCGAGGGCGGGCCCGAGGGCCGGGAACGGCTCGACGCGCTGCTCGACGTCGCCCGCCGGTACGGCGTCCGCGTCGTCGGCCCGAACAGCATCGGCGTGGTCAATCCGCGCAACGGCATGCTGCTCACCGCGAACGCCGCGTTCGCCGAACCCGACCTGCCCGTCGGGCCGTCGTTCGTCGCGTCCCAGTCGGGCAGCGTCATCGGCGCGCTGATGACCCGGGCGAAGGCCCGCGGCCTGGGTTTCGCCGGGTTCGTCTCCACCGGCTCCGAGGTCGACCTGACCCTCGGCGAGATCTGTGAGGCCACCCTCGACGACCCCGAGATCGGCTCGTACACGCTGTTCGTGGAGTCGATGGAGAACGCGGGCCCGCTGGCCCGGTTCGCCGCGGCCGCCGCCGAGCGCGGCCGGCCGGTCACCGTCTACAAGCTGGGCCGCAGCGACGCGGCCGCGGCCCTGTCGGTGTCGCACACCGGGGCGCTCGCCGGCGAGGACGACGAGGCCGACGCCTTCTTCCGCGCCTGCGGGTTCGCCCGGGTCGACAACTTCGAGGCGCTCATCGAGGCCGAGGCCCTGCAGCGGCGGATCGGCCCGCCCGGGCCGGTCCGTGCCGACCGGATCGGGGTGATCACCTCCACCGGGGGCGGCGCCGCGATCGTCGTCGACCAGCTGGAGACCCGCGGCGTCACCGTGGCCCGGCCGAGCCCCGCGGTGTTCCGCGGGCTCGCCGCGCTCGGCCTCGACGTGGCCGAGAACCTCATCGTCGACCTCACGCTCGCCGGCACCCGGCACGACCTCGTGCTCGGCGCGCTGGACGTGCTCCGCTCCAGCGGGGAGTTCGATCTCGTCCTGTTCGTCGTCGGCTCCTCGGCGCGGCTCAACCCCGAGCTCGCGGTGTCCGCGATCGCCGAGGCGGCCGCCGGCGGCGAGGTGCCGCTGGCCGCCTGGGCGCTGCCGGACGCGCTCGAGTCGCTCCGCATGCTGAACGACGCCGGCGTCCCCGCCTTCCGCACCGCGGAGGCCTGCGCGGAGGCGGTCGCCGCGACCATGGCCCGGCGCCCGGTCGATCCCGCCGTGCTCGGCACCCGGGACACCGGCGCCGCCGAGGCCCCGGCCCGCACGCTCGACGAGAGCGACTCGGCCGGCGTCCTGGCCGGGCTCGGGGTGTCGTTCCCCGCCGCCACGACGTGCGACGCCGCGGGCGCGCCCGCCGCGGAGCCCGCCTGGCCGGTGGTGGTCAAGGCGCTGTCGGACCGGCTGCCGCACAAGTCCGACGCCGGTGCGGTCGTCCTCGGCGTGACCGGGCCCGACGAGCTCGCCGGCGCCGTCCGGACGATCACCGCGAACGTCGCCGCGCACGACCCCACGATCGAGCTCGGCGGGTTCCTGGTGCAGGAGATGGTCGGTGACGCGGTGGTGGAGGCGCTCGTCGGCTACCGGGTGAGCCCGTCGGTGGGGCCGCTGGTGATGCTCGCCGCCGGCGGCGTGCACGCCGAGCTCTACGACGACTCGACGCTGCGCCTCGCCCCCGTCACCGCCGAGGTGGCCCGGGAGATGGTCGGCGAGGTGACGGCCATGCGCATCGCGCGCGGGTTCCGCGGCGGACCGGCCGGGGACATCGACGCGCTCGTCGACACCGTCGTCGCGGTGTCCCGGCTCGCCGTGACCCGGCCCGACGTGGTGGAGGCGGAGGTCAACCCGGTCGCCGTCCGGCCACGCGGGAAGGGAGCCGTCGCCCTCGACGCACTGGTCCGCGAGGCGGACCGGTCATGA
- a CDS encoding MmgE/PrpD family protein, with protein sequence MSITGTGTTAPQAQRGLDGATDVLVDWVVAAAAAPLPAEVEHHVRRLLVDYVAAVVPGSATDVARAVATHVAGTYGTTGRTATAIGLGPVSAPGAAFLNGTSAHSLEVDDGYTPGSVHPSSVCFPAVLAAAEARGSDTTTTMRALAVALEAVSRLAAAGHPATWRNHFHNTPLAGVVGATCGVAVLHGLDADRLHDALGVAASHAGGLFAFLGKNAEVKRVHPGKAARDAIVSVELAEAGVTGPRPILETRHGYVEAFADGGFDAGTLLDGLGERWVVLDSYVKPYPSCRHLHGPIDAVLALRAEHGVTVADVARVDVATYTVASHHASTEVDSLLDAQMSIPFAVATALVHDEVGLTEFGPGARRDPALLDLVGRVHVRADEQADADYPVLRTAVVTLTLHDGRELTERVPTPYGEPGNPVSDDEMTAKLVRLAAPVLGRDAATGLAAELWTFASLDVVARTDALCRGAA encoded by the coding sequence GTGAGCATCACCGGAACCGGCACCACCGCACCGCAGGCGCAGCGCGGGCTCGACGGCGCCACCGACGTCCTCGTCGACTGGGTCGTCGCCGCGGCCGCGGCGCCGCTGCCCGCCGAGGTCGAGCACCACGTGCGCCGCCTGCTCGTCGACTACGTCGCCGCCGTCGTCCCCGGCTCGGCGACCGACGTCGCGCGGGCGGTCGCGACCCACGTCGCCGGCACCTACGGGACGACCGGCCGCACCGCCACCGCGATCGGCCTCGGGCCGGTCTCGGCGCCCGGTGCCGCGTTCCTCAACGGCACGAGCGCCCACAGCCTCGAGGTCGACGACGGCTACACCCCCGGCAGCGTGCACCCGAGCAGCGTCTGCTTCCCGGCCGTGCTCGCCGCGGCGGAGGCCCGGGGCAGCGACACCACCACGACGATGCGGGCGCTCGCCGTCGCCCTGGAGGCGGTGTCCCGGCTCGCCGCCGCGGGGCACCCCGCGACGTGGCGCAACCACTTCCACAACACCCCGCTCGCCGGCGTCGTCGGCGCCACCTGCGGGGTGGCCGTCCTGCACGGCCTCGACGCCGACCGGCTGCACGACGCGCTCGGTGTCGCGGCCTCGCACGCCGGCGGGCTGTTCGCGTTCCTCGGCAAGAACGCCGAGGTCAAGCGGGTGCACCCGGGCAAGGCCGCGCGCGACGCGATCGTCAGCGTCGAGCTCGCCGAGGCCGGTGTGACCGGGCCGCGCCCGATCCTGGAGACCCGGCACGGCTACGTCGAGGCGTTCGCCGACGGGGGCTTCGACGCCGGCACCCTGCTCGACGGGCTGGGGGAGCGGTGGGTCGTGCTCGACTCCTACGTGAAGCCCTACCCGTCCTGCCGGCACCTGCACGGCCCGATCGACGCCGTGCTGGCGCTGCGCGCGGAGCACGGGGTGACCGTCGCCGACGTCGCGCGGGTCGACGTCGCGACCTACACCGTCGCCTCGCACCACGCGAGCACCGAGGTGGACTCGCTGCTCGACGCCCAGATGAGCATCCCGTTCGCGGTGGCCACCGCCCTCGTCCACGACGAGGTGGGCCTCACCGAGTTCGGTCCCGGCGCCCGCCGCGACCCGGCGCTGCTCGATCTCGTCGGCCGGGTCCACGTCCGCGCCGACGAGCAGGCCGACGCGGACTACCCGGTGCTGCGCACCGCCGTGGTGACGCTGACCCTGCACGACGGGCGGGAGCTCACCGAGCGGGTCCCGACGCCGTACGGCGAGCCGGGCAACCCGGTCAGCGACGACGAGATGACCGCGAAGCTGGTCCGGCTCGCCGCGCCGGTGCTCGGGCGCGACGCCGCCACCGGGCTCGCCGCCGAGCTGTGGACCTTCGCCTCGCTCGACGTCGTCGCCCGCACCGACGCCCTCTGCCGGGGTGCGGCATGA
- a CDS encoding MFS transporter yields the protein MERPRPRSLRAHWFPCLVLATLLSHAVLAGVRTLISYRALALGGDAVTVGLITGAFALLPLVVALQIGRAVDRGRGVLVVRLGLVLTVVAVLVAAVSPSAAFLIGASAVLGLGQILHTVACQSLIPLWSPPEKVDARFGQLTLGVSAGQLVGFPVAGFVATLTNGGTTTGEQLATTPALLVMAGLAALAVPLAFWFVPAERIRVSRAEAAAARQSTLAILGTRGMKPAVYSSLTVLTGMDLLMAYLPLLGQSMGLGVGTVTMLLTVRSVASVVSRAAMPLLLRTVPRRALLVSATLASGVPMALVPLTADVVLLTLMMLVVGFFWGLGQPLTMSWVTTVADPHNRAAALSVRLAGNRIGQVVVPLAAGGLAGLTGVGAIFHAGGLLLLSSAVCTLVTTREPPAGPGG from the coding sequence GTGGAGCGTCCCCGGCCCCGCTCGCTGCGCGCGCACTGGTTCCCGTGCCTGGTACTCGCCACGCTGCTCTCGCACGCCGTGCTCGCCGGCGTCCGCACGCTGATCTCCTACCGGGCGCTCGCGCTCGGCGGTGACGCGGTCACCGTCGGCCTGATCACCGGCGCGTTCGCGCTCCTCCCCCTCGTCGTCGCGCTGCAGATCGGGCGCGCGGTCGACCGCGGCCGCGGGGTCCTCGTCGTCCGGCTCGGGCTGGTGCTGACCGTCGTCGCGGTGCTCGTGGCCGCGGTGAGCCCGTCGGCGGCGTTCCTGATCGGTGCCAGCGCGGTCCTCGGGCTGGGCCAGATCCTGCACACGGTCGCGTGCCAGAGCCTGATCCCGCTGTGGTCCCCTCCGGAGAAGGTCGACGCCCGGTTCGGGCAGCTGACGCTGGGGGTCTCGGCCGGGCAGCTGGTCGGGTTCCCCGTCGCCGGGTTCGTCGCGACCCTCACCAACGGCGGGACGACGACCGGCGAGCAGCTCGCCACCACCCCGGCCCTGCTCGTGATGGCCGGGCTCGCCGCGCTCGCCGTGCCGCTGGCGTTCTGGTTCGTCCCGGCCGAGCGCATCCGGGTCAGCCGCGCCGAGGCCGCGGCCGCCCGGCAGAGCACCCTGGCGATCCTCGGCACCCGGGGCATGAAGCCGGCCGTCTACTCCAGCCTGACCGTCCTGACCGGGATGGACCTGCTCATGGCCTACCTGCCGCTGCTGGGGCAGTCGATGGGCCTGGGCGTCGGCACGGTGACGATGCTGCTCACCGTGCGCAGCGTCGCGTCGGTGGTCTCCCGGGCCGCGATGCCGCTGCTGCTGCGGACCGTCCCGCGGCGGGCCCTGCTGGTCTCGGCCACCCTCGCCTCGGGCGTCCCGATGGCGCTCGTCCCGCTCACCGCCGACGTCGTGCTGCTCACCCTGATGATGCTCGTCGTCGGCTTCTTCTGGGGGCTGGGCCAGCCCCTCACCATGTCCTGGGTGACGACCGTCGCCGACCCGCACAACCGCGCGGCGGCGCTGTCCGTGCGGCTGGCGGGCAACCGCATCGGACAGGTCGTCGTGCCGCTCGCCGCGGGCGGGCTGGCCGGCCTCACCGGCGTCGGCGCGATCTTCCACGCGGGCGGGCTGCTGCTGCTCTCGTCCGCGGTGTGCACCCTGGTCACCACGCGCGAGCCGCCCGCCGGTCCGGGCGGGTGA
- a CDS encoding GntR family transcriptional regulator — MSEMDAPPKSRTAYVLDRLKADLQQGVINPGDQLRQTAIAKRYGVSPTPVREALRILAADGTIEYTSHRGATVRDFTPEMAQDLYRMRAELEGLACEVAAERMTDEGYAAIVAANDRLVRATAEGTEPATLSLLNKDLHFTIYESTSSVMIEGIQLLWARFKPSVTLWGVTEFSRALDHDHDAILEALGRRDGPAARAAMHAHVMHAWELRQTSEELRATGPVSGDAPGSAAS, encoded by the coding sequence ATGAGCGAGATGGACGCGCCCCCGAAGTCGCGCACGGCCTACGTGCTCGACCGGCTCAAGGCCGATCTCCAGCAGGGCGTCATCAACCCCGGCGACCAGCTGCGGCAGACCGCGATCGCGAAGCGCTACGGCGTCAGCCCCACCCCGGTCCGCGAGGCGCTGCGGATCCTCGCCGCCGACGGCACGATCGAGTACACGAGCCACCGCGGCGCCACCGTCCGCGACTTCACGCCGGAGATGGCGCAGGACCTCTACCGGATGCGCGCCGAGCTGGAGGGCCTGGCCTGCGAGGTCGCGGCCGAGCGCATGACCGACGAGGGCTACGCGGCGATCGTCGCCGCGAACGACCGGCTGGTCCGGGCCACCGCCGAGGGCACCGAGCCGGCGACGCTGTCACTGCTCAACAAGGACCTCCACTTCACCATCTACGAGAGCACGTCGTCGGTGATGATCGAGGGCATCCAGCTGCTCTGGGCCCGGTTCAAGCCCTCGGTGACGCTGTGGGGGGTCACCGAGTTCAGCCGGGCGCTCGACCACGACCACGACGCGATCCTGGAGGCCCTCGGCCGCCGGGACGGGCCCGCCGCCCGGGCCGCGATGCACGCCCACGTCATGCACGCGTGGGAGCTGCGCCAGACCAGCGAGGAACTGCGTGCCACCGGGCCGGTGAGCGGGGACGCCCCCGGCTCCGCGGCCTCCTGA
- a CDS encoding cupin domain-containing protein, with the protein MARLVRMSLDDPEEVRPFEGDSGRLELVNVAAGGVGRATFNPGWRWSQHVAPIAGTDSCEAAHMGYVISGRITVRMDDGEEETYGPGDFMIAPPGHDAWVLGEEPCVVIDWQGFADYAKQ; encoded by the coding sequence ATGGCACGACTCGTGAGGATGAGCCTCGACGACCCCGAGGAGGTCCGCCCGTTCGAGGGGGACTCGGGCCGGCTCGAGCTGGTCAACGTCGCCGCCGGCGGCGTCGGGCGCGCGACGTTCAACCCGGGCTGGCGCTGGTCGCAGCACGTCGCCCCGATCGCCGGGACCGACAGCTGCGAGGCGGCCCACATGGGCTACGTGATCTCCGGCCGGATCACGGTCCGGATGGACGACGGCGAGGAGGAGACCTACGGCCCGGGGGACTTCATGATCGCGCCGCCGGGGCACGACGCGTGGGTGCTCGGCGAGGAGCCCTGCGTCGTCATCGACTGGCAGGGGTTCGCCGACTACGCCAAGCAGTGA
- a CDS encoding LysR substrate-binding domain-containing protein, whose product MDVELRQLRMFLTVASELHFSRAAARLHVSQPALSQQVRTLEKALGTPLFDRTSRATELTPAGRVLLEAAPRVLFEAERARTRVVQAAEGSTGLLAVGSVGTALASIAPRILRTVRARFPDLQMQVSQHDTAAQMVALAEERLDVGLVRAAAPTTAVTVEELVAEPLLVVLPGDHPLAVHDTVDAADLAGESFVLWPRPLGAEFFDIITGYCRDHGFSPTIVAEGADIETQLSLVAAGIGVSLQPSYYANLRPPGVEFRPLSGAVPTVALQVAWRRRDRSAAVGHFVEAARVCAGDGAG is encoded by the coding sequence ATGGACGTCGAGCTGCGTCAGTTGCGGATGTTCCTCACCGTCGCCTCGGAGCTGCACTTCAGTCGGGCGGCGGCCCGCCTGCACGTCAGCCAGCCGGCGCTGAGCCAGCAGGTCCGCACGCTGGAGAAGGCGCTCGGCACGCCGCTGTTCGACCGCACCAGCCGCGCCACCGAGCTCACCCCCGCCGGACGGGTGCTGCTGGAGGCCGCGCCGCGGGTGCTGTTCGAGGCCGAGCGTGCCCGGACCCGTGTGGTGCAGGCCGCCGAGGGGTCGACCGGCCTGCTCGCCGTCGGCTCGGTGGGCACCGCGCTGGCCTCGATCGCGCCGCGGATCCTGCGGACGGTCCGTGCCCGGTTCCCGGACCTGCAGATGCAGGTGTCCCAGCACGACACCGCCGCGCAGATGGTCGCGCTGGCCGAGGAGCGCCTCGACGTCGGCCTGGTCCGCGCGGCCGCCCCGACGACCGCGGTCACCGTGGAGGAGCTGGTCGCCGAACCGCTGCTGGTGGTGCTTCCCGGCGACCATCCGCTGGCCGTCCACGACACCGTCGACGCCGCCGATCTGGCGGGGGAGTCGTTCGTGCTGTGGCCGCGCCCGCTGGGGGCCGAGTTCTTCGACATCATCACCGGCTACTGCCGCGACCACGGGTTCTCACCCACGATCGTCGCCGAGGGCGCCGACATCGAGACCCAGCTCAGCCTCGTCGCGGCCGGGATCGGGGTGTCGCTGCAGCCGTCGTACTACGCGAACCTGCGCCCGCCGGGGGTGGAGTTCCGGCCGCTGTCCGGTGCGGTGCCGACGGTGGCGCTGCAGGTGGCGTGGCGGCGCCGGGACCGCTCGGCGGCCGTCGGGCACTTCGTCGAGGCCGCCCGGGTGTGCGCGGGCGACGGCGCCGGCTGA